The following nucleotide sequence is from Aedes aegypti strain LVP_AGWG chromosome 3, AaegL5.0 Primary Assembly, whole genome shotgun sequence.
GACGTGCACCGATCCGCTACGAGCCGTATCAGCTTTATTAAACAGGGGAGGTGTTGGGCACCCCTATCGCCGACTCTGCCATTCTTCTACACTGTCGCCTATCGGCAGTGCCAACTGCTACGTCACCGAAGAAGTCTGTCATCAGTTCGTACATATACGAGTAGCAGTACACCTGTGTGCAGAGCATGTACATTTTAATTCgtttaattattaattattgaaTAAAGTTATTGTTTGTTACGAGTCATAATTCTCCGCCTTATTTCCCATCGTAACAGAACGAATATTGCAATatgaacgctttatgtatcgttttaacATTACTCCTCATCAaagcgtcgataggcgcgtggtgtacgctcgggcctatcgatcgcaaggttcttggttcgattccaggttgccacgCAAACGTTTCTTGTttccaaattttggtttcataaggcaaaatttatgaatttcaacccaatttcttgtggcgaattttcataaggggttccaatgtttatcgatagtccatttacCTGAgtgaaaaggtgtttcgtgcaacaagaccgacAGATGACGGTagtgcgaaacgtcaaaaacgaAGAAAAACTATGCGTGCACCTCTGGTTCACACTCAGTTGAGCTcggctaattttcattcttttaccgagatccgcacagccaaGCCGTCAGCAATATGGCGATATTCAaagctgaaaaggcaatagatggctctttttcaatgataGTAAAAACGAACTCCTGAAGCAATAGAGGtaataaactatagaggaagaatgtcgctggcgtcactgcaggaacatcttttgctggcggagataggcggggctataaatgtcaacgcgaaaaagtatgcagtttgacacttatgtacccgacatgtttctgagcAAGAACAAtgggaacagcagcgacattcgtcctctatagttttctatctctattcctgaagcaaagaaagcatcactgaagatgaactaaacacaaaaagttatgtattcactttgcactcactcaggcaaatggactatcgataaatgaaccccttatgaaaattcgccacaaaaaatcgggttgaaattcataaattttgccttatgaaaccagaatttgaaaacaaaaaacgtttgcgtggcaacctggaatcgaaccaagaaccttgcgatcgataggcccgagcgtacaccacgcgcctatcgacgccttgatgaggcggtacataaagcgttcgtattggaatattcgttccacctttcataaggcaaaatgtatgaaattcgatagtccagttcgctgcgtgcttgatttcttatcactacttttttgatccagtttcctaattgcaagcaatttacgattttcattattttccatacgttttgacagttctccgactaccattcttccatgcacttgtgttgaaattttgagaaatatgagaatccagcgtagcgagatcagtgagtggaatacaaacaaaataaacagtcattactctattgaattttaactgatatgtcaACAAAACATTAAGTTTGTTTACAACTTGTTTGGGTGCCGTTGACATCAAACGtcatttttgctgagatgtcagTAATCAaactttaaccgagatttgcacagctgagatcggcattctgatttaagtgtgttgTAAGATTTGTAACACagagaatttgaaatgatcgttaaatgcgtagcgatggaaatttcgtcagtgttacgtctgtttgtctgtgctctgGGTGTGATTAGACTTTTGAGATTTTCATACCCAGATGGCgcttatttaaattatttttttctagaaagtgGCAACACTTCCTCTGTTTTGGTTTTTTGACGTTATGTAACCCTGATGTGAATGTCAAACACTCGTGCTGAGTTGATGTTCGCTCTTCGTAAAAATAACGTAACACCCCACGTCCGATCACAAGTTCCACtgtttcattaaattttgtttaaatttcttaagaaaaccGACAGTTCTTTCGAAAATGATGCATTTGCGCTCCGTTGCTAGTCTATCCTTGAGAAATATTCGGCAAATCTCAAACACCGTCGGCGTGCGAAATGCAGAAGCCGCCGTCGCCTCCGCAGCAGAAAAATTAACCATTCCCGTTCCGGAAGGAGCGGAAAAGCCGGCAAACCCCAAGCTGGTGTCCATTGTGGACAGTATCGCCACCCTGAATCTACTCGAAGTGTCCGAGCTGAGTGGTCTGCTGAAGAAGAAGCTCAATCTTCCCGATGCTGCAATGATGCCGGCAGGATTTGGCGCTGGTTTTGCCGCTCCTGCAGCGCCAGTTGACGAGGAAGAAGCCGCCCCCAAAGTGGTGAAGACCACCTTCAAAGTTAAGCTGGTCAAATTCGACGACAAGCAGAAGGTGGCGCTTATCAAGGAAGTCAAAAACCTGCTGGAGGGAATGAACCTGGTGCAGGCGAAGAAATTCGTCGAAAGTGCCCCAACGATTGTAAAGGAAGATATCCCGAAAGACGAGGCGGAAAAGCTGAAAGAAGCGTTTACCAAAGTGGGTGCGGTTATTGAAATAGAATAGATATGTCTTAAGAATTTTGTAGTTGAATAAAAATGGGAGccgaaaatatgttttattaatATAGTTAACATTTCGTTTTTGGCGAGTTCGTCACACCCATGAGATCATAAGTTGCCTCCAtagatttctttttattttcaaaacagatgttcaggatttctttaaaaattgcaCCATGACTTCCGATAAAAATATCTTCAGGCACATTACTTTGAAGAATTTCCcatcttctaaaattttcaaatgacttGTTTAATTTTGCACAATATAGTGATGCACCCTTTTTTCAGTCTTATTCTATAGACAAAAGGGGTCATGCTCCAAGGGAGGaaggggtcaagccaagcgtgacaagccttacaaaattttcggagagttggtcgaaaaagttgaaattcaaATTCCCAAATTTTCCGTAAGGAGACCATAAGGCAagaggtcatttggcataataaattaaatgatcaaaggccatttggcataatggtcattttatCAATGATCGTTTAGCATAAcataaaaaacttaaaaaaaaggaGATTAAATTTTTGATGtgctctcaaaatttgagctcatttggatgaaaaactGAGACTGTCGAAGCCCTTTATAGTTTGTATCGGAATTACAATGGGAAAAGCAACCATCCTTTCAATCGGTTAGTCTTTGGCCAAGTGTTCTTGAGGGTTAGAGCAACGCTGATACACTTGTCAGCTACACTACAATTTTGCAGAAACccattttcaaatcggacgtctgagggtgtctactcgtttacaaaaatgaaattccctgatatttcccgTTTTTCTCCGggttttacaaaataatttcaGGTTCAAGAAACACTttcagataaaaaaatattgacaaaataattttgattcaatAGTGTTTCAAGcctccagatttttttaaaatgcgTGTTGAAGCTATTTCAAGGTTCAATTCCAAAGCTTAGGggaattttttttacttatcggacaggtttgggccggagattctccgatttgcatgaaattttcaccagaggtagaggtggatacatgaccaaaagtgaaattcaaaaaaattatggtggcctattttcccggaaaactctagatgaattttcacgattttcctatatacctcaaactttgcaaattcatatctcctgaactatgcatcgtagaacaaaagtctattaatgaaatcgaaaggaaatttcagcaatctattaaaaatataaaaagaaaaacatttctcagaaaatttttcaccatgaaaaaaattgtcggaaaaatagccaaaaaactatcgtctgtatcatgaaaaaaattcaaaaaaatattttttgtttcatcaatccatactctaactttcgtccatagaagccaaagtggtatcttttaccgtttaggcgacagaactgaaaaaccgatgaccacccgcacgcttcccataggaaaatgtgatCTATTGTGGagctcataaccgtgcgctaacggcgaacagtaatttacacgcattgtaagtgtaacgcagtaaaccatccttccttttccagtcagaagaagctttttgtcaatcggagcactctccattggtctgttgggtgttttgtatgtcctttatttgtaacctttactattgagaccaacagtctttaattgaaaacgatcctaacatttaataatataggtaatagggactgaccctcagcaagcatgggaaaatccactcactcacccgaacgccaccgatgaaaaatagcaaaaaatctgctgctatcaaacattcagtgatagctgaaccgtcctaggccgagtgtagcatgaaagcgtcgaaaccgattgtgtaaaagcgacaatcggaagaacgcgaagagaagtgaataccaaatACTCATTAacactcaaacccgaatgccattcgaacggaatcagaatgtaaacaatcattcctggacaaacatttcaaaagggcacatcgacattggtaaacattggctttgcaagctgctgttgaacccaattcaactcgatcacgctcaccaataccactatcaggaagagctaacaccaatctttctgatagtggggttagtttgcgtgggcgggctgaaaagggctcaacagcaacgtttctgaaaaaacaaggctcaagacctcttgggcccttttcaaatgcttgtcctttgtccgaattttagtaaggtaccgtggggcaagtgggtaatggaattcgcatagttgagattcttcaaattctagagactttaaattgaaacaaatgcggtcgtgtatattttttagcttgactcccaccaaatataatcagcatgctgaaattaatttttatgaaaaattgaagaaaaattttttttttgaaaaatgtcttcttacttttcacttgccccaaaagtggggcactTGCCCCACAGTAaggagacgtttttcaaaaactttttctgtacttttttcttcaattctacataaaaatcaatttcagtatatgtactgcttatatttggtggaagtcaagctaaaaaatatgcacgacctcatttgttttgatttaaggtctctagaatttgaagaatcccagatatgcgaaatccattacccacttgccccacggtaccttatatcacttttcactaCGCAGctacaaattttcatcaaaattacatcccaccatttttacataaattcattgttattaccatttaccatctgttatCATTACTTAGTAATTAAaagattgaattttatttttttgttgcttTAGaatcattactattcaaactacgattAAGAATATtacggtaaaaaaaatcacttcgaaccattcttctgcactcgtTGTCATTATAAACACTTTTATCATacgtgtttttaattatgaatcgtggtttacggctaaccagccgagtggaagtttaacaactaccgaaaagctaaacattacatataatttgcaattggattagatggacaaattgatgtgaagatttgcgaaaaagttacacgtcttctcagtgagaatcgaactcacgactccccgatctctagttggggcgcgttaaccactacgccatgagaggactcatgaacgcagaagttaacctgaattcgatttcagctcaataatcacgtggtcctctttcgcaaagtgcacctctttcggaagaatcagatgcccatccaaacacaacgctttctatatatatccaatgcctagcccgagagcgcattattttttaggtagtgAAATGCCACACAACACTCTCCACCGACGTGGTGGCTGAGATTTCTATTGTGtaggcttccaatgggtcgcgacgttctcaaacgaccggttacggaacatgagtccgttgctcgataaatacttgtttttaattatgaatcgttgATCAATTCTAAGAAAATTCTAATTAGACATGATATTCCGTGCAATAAACAGAAAAGTATGTTTTGCTATAAAATAAGCAATTaaaatattggatttttttaagcAATATGTTTTAAAGTTtctacccgactagaggcttgtaacaaaaatataataaaattttatcagaatctgatatgcatatcatattatgatataattttgttaggctccgttatccatagaacataataaaacagaaatttaacataatgtgttttatttccctataagatatttttttgttcatttttaacaactttataacaaaataaatagatagtaatgcatttcaataatgtacaatattatcgtatatcgaacagtattataattttgatactttgtatcaaacattataacttggtttgatatgtttttgaaagaattaaaacacattttgttatgtttatattactattcatacactttttgttatattttagttattttaacaacatcctgcatcaagtttgtaacaacctatgttcgaaaaaatcttataacataataacatatgctgatataattttgttatgtacccttagtcgggtaatCACTTTCAAATATTCAATTATTTGGTGATGATCGTAACATTTTGTTGACAAATCCAAGAGATTTTTAGATATTCATTTTGTGTAAATGTTGAAACAATAAAGAATAGGATTGAAATGAAATGGATGAAAAAACTTAAAACCAAATAATCGTAagcctagaaaaaaaaagtaaatttccAAATTTGATAACTTATTGAAATGCACTGATGTGTGTTGAATTTCATTATAAAACTGTTAGAAATAAACAAAtaggaacattttcaaaataaatataacacattatgtttttttttttttttttttttttttttttttttttttttttttttttttttttggtattcagttggagctgcctgacagcttaacttgtcaaggctgaaccctcggtctggctcagaccgactaggcaatggcgcccacatgaacactgttttttttattagtattgtgacgtggtagtttttgaaaagtacccatattcccttgcttctgagaaaaggaagcattatgaaaatcagcagctccattagaatttgtttgaaacagtagtgtagaatttgtttgaaatagtagtgcattactaatactgtctagtcgaaatggttttgaataatttgtcattcaagtgctattctgattactattgtcttttacgtaagattagagtcttaaatgtcaagtgtcgtcaagtcttaacaaaattaggctgtttagtagtagttctagttaatttcattttttgttgttataaGTATTTATTgatcattacgttcatatatccttaaagaaaaaagtcgctttccttgtctgttcaacaatttttcgaaactagcaagtgtaccctaatgatcgatctcagcgtcttacttcccatagtcatttttatagtgaatattgaagagtaaagttaccttaggcttctattacagtctcctacaagattcacttttcggtggcaaatgcaatgcttcacaacgcctactttctacttgtaaattttgcgaaaatgaagctggaattagattatttataccgctgttacaaaagaggtatttcttattatggcaatgtaaaaaccatattaaaataagattgttaccactcatttctactcagtgaatctacatgtcattttcctaagagttcctaagtattccctacgtcgtatatgataacgatgtatctagctagctaatagtaagagtggctacggatcattctggttagcaaaaggcaaactgaacgtcaccaatagtattaatgtccacttcgaatagattaattatttgaaatgggcatcaattctatcaatgacgcagaatgtccgttggatcacatccgagatattattgcgtctatgccatatgaattatgacgcggctttaagcaaaaaatgccaaaatgtgataccaccactacaggttacgcctttggtttccatcatatgggctaatggattatgccctcccatcgcggcaaggtcgcataaccaaggggaggggtAACACattatgatatatttttgtttcaatattttttgtggaTCACAGtgtctaacaaaattatatcattatGAGATATGTAGGttatattctgataaaattcaatttaatttctGTTATATGCCTCTAGTTGGGTCGTGTGTAGGATTGAGCACTCACATCATACAacactgaaacatttttttcacatgCACGGAGAGAAGCATATCATTTTAAATCTTATAACGCAGATTCTGTACACCACATTCATCGAAAGTGTTCAAGTTTGAAACACTTCTGACTCGCATCACCAATAGCACCACTAGTGTGCATCTTTCTCTTTAGAGTAAAGATACATTTAAGCCCCAGGACCTGACAGCAATCAAGCTGATCACAAGGTTGTGCCTTTGCCCAGGGTATATCTATTTAAAACAACATTTCCGAAAAAATTGTAAGCATTCACTTCATTAcctattagcgttgcattacacagcgtaacaaaaatgacatttttgcgtgtctcaaggatatattatatatatattatactGTTTACCATTAGCTCTTCTGTATATTGAAATCATACGATTGAATGAGGTGGGTTTTCAAAAACAAtcctaaaataattttcaagttgctgttatcattgataagtctttatatttttttttagaaattttccatgAATGTCCTacgtcctccaggaatttattcagTGATTCATCTATCGATTTTCTTAAGATTCCACCAATATAATCCTTTGGGGCATCATTGAGAATTGACCCAGTAATGCCAGAGAAATaccagataaaaaaaattaggGACACTTCCTAAGAttttccttaggaatttctgTTACAAAACTGTGTAGTAATTCCAGCAagaatgtatgaaaaaaaaactgggctCTTGAAAAAGTTCTAGAGGATTCTCTTGATGTGtacaaaataattataagaatcTTAAGTATTTAATCTCAGGCCAATATCCTGCAGGAttttctgaatgaattccttGATAAAACATAGG
It contains:
- the LOC5567500 gene encoding 39S ribosomal protein L12, mitochondrial; its protein translation is MMHLRSVASLSLRNIRQISNTVGVRNAEAAVASAAEKLTIPVPEGAEKPANPKLVSIVDSIATLNLLEVSELSGLLKKKLNLPDAAMMPAGFGAGFAAPAAPVDEEEAAPKVVKTTFKVKLVKFDDKQKVALIKEVKNLLEGMNLVQAKKFVESAPTIVKEDIPKDEAEKLKEAFTKVGAVIEIE